A genomic window from Sorex araneus isolate mSorAra2 chromosome 2, mSorAra2.pri, whole genome shotgun sequence includes:
- the LOC101549814 gene encoding olfactory receptor 5AC1-like, protein METNKTQVTEFVLTGLTDIPELRVPLFLVFFIIYLITMVGNLGLIYLIWKDPHLHTPMYFFLGSLAFADAWSSSSVTPKVLVNLLSKIHMISIAECFTQFYVFAFSATTECFLLVVMAYDRYVAICNPLLYPVMMSNKVCTWLISVSYVIGFLHPIVHVGLLFRLTFCRSNIIHHFYCEILPLFTISCTDPSINASVLFIFSASIQAFTFMTILISYTRVLFAILKKKSEKGRSKAFSTCSAHLLSVTLFYGTLFFMYVRPGSGPDQYQDKMYSLFYTIIIPLLNPFIYSLRNKEVLGALRKLTQK, encoded by the coding sequence ATGGAAACAAACAAGACGCAGGTGACCGAGTTTGTTCTCACAGGACTAACTGATATTCCAGAGCTCCGGGTGCCCCTGTTTTTAGTGTTCTTCATCATCTATCTTATCACCATGGTGGGCAATCTTGGGCTAATTTATCTCATCTGGAAGGACCCCCATcttcacacccccatgtactttttccttgGAAGTTTAGCCTTTGCCGATGCTTGGTCTTCATCTTCTGTGACTCCCAAGGTGCTTGTGAATCTTTTATCTAAGATTCATATGATATCCATAGCTGAGTGTTTCAcccaattttatgtttttgctttcagTGCCACCACAGAATGTTTCCTCCTGGTAGTGATGGCGTATGACCGTTATGTAGCAATCTGTAACCCTTTGCTTTACCCAGTGATGATGTCCAACAAAGTCTGTACTTGGTTGATAAGTGTGTCCTATGTTATCGGTTTCCTGCATCCCATAGTTCACGTAGGATTGTTGTTTAGGTTAACCTTCTGCAGGTCCAATATCAtacatcatttctactgtgaaatCTTGCCCCTATTTACAATTTCTTGCACAGACCCATCTATTAATGCAtcagtgctttttattttctcagctTCTATACAAGCTTTTACTTTTATGACCATCTTAATCTCCTATACCCGTGTCCTCTTTGCCATCctgaaaaaaaagtctgaaaagggCAGGAGCAAAGCTTTCTCCACATGCAGTGCCCACCTGCTCTCTGTGACTTTGTTCTATGGCACCCTCTTCTTCATGTATGTGCGCCCTGGGTCTGGCCCAGATCAATATCAGGATAAGATGTATTCCCTATTCTACACAATTATAATCCCTCTGCTGAACCCTTTTATTTATAGCTTAAGGAACAAGGAAGTTTTAGGTGCTCTGAGAAAATTAAcccaaaaatga